TGATATGAGGATTATTGTTGATCTCTTCAATCACTGCTTTTTCAGCCTGGGTCAGGATAATTTTGATACCTTTCAATATCTCTTCTGAAATGCCTTTTTGGTAATTGAACGGTATGGTAACATTGACAAAATTTTCCATGATATCAAATGCCTGTCGTCCATAACTGCTAATGATCAAAGGCACACCATGTCCTGTCTGTTCTACATACCCAAGCTGCCCGAATATCTTTTGTAGTTTAGCATTGACCGGCTTACTGATTCCCTTGAAAAATTCATCCTTAGTCAGATCAGCCGGAAGTCCTCCGGTAGATATTATTTCTATTCTGTCTGAAAAAACACATACTGCGGGCGGGTTGCCTTTTTCCCATTTTGTATGCAGACATGCGTTCTGCCAGGCTTCTTTGAAACTAGCCGCATCGAATAGCTTTTCCTCTTCCCTTTTGTGGTTTCCCATAGTGACTCTTGTTTCATTAATCGAATCCATATAATCAAGTACTTTGTCCATGGAAGTCACAAGACAGGTGCCTCCATACTCATTCCTTTTGATGATATTTGTCTTATCCTTCCCTGCGAAAGTAACGACTTTTATGGAAATGTCATTCACATCCGCCAGAAGGTACGCCATGAGATTGTATTTTCCAGAACTTGTTTTCAGCCCGGTATTATTCTCAAAGGTTTCCTGGTCAACGGTTAAACCGGAAGAAACGAAAGATATCCTCAGTTTGGTAAACGAAAGATCTTGAGCCGGAGCTTCCATGATCGTTATTGGATCTGCAGCCGTTTTTTGATTCATTAGTTTCTTCAGCTCTGTTGGACTGAGCTCTCTGTCTTCATCTGCGGACCGCATATAATATCTTCCATAGGCAGAGTATGGCTTATCAGAGCCTTGGACCTCGACTTTGATTACATTTTTCCCATCAATAAGTTCCGAAGAAATCGACGGAATAATCTGCGGTTTAACAAAGTTCGCAATTGCCTGGGATATTTCACGCAGCGTTCTATCTCCGAGCTGCTGTCCCCCAACATCACCGCTGTCTTTCACGCCAAAGTATAATACCCCGTGTCCGTTTTTATTCAGCATCGAAGAAAGTGATATGATGCCCTCTTTAAGTTCACCAGTTGTCTTCTTAAATTCGAGGGTTTCGGTCTCTGTTCCGAGATTTTTCATGGCCGCTCTCCAATCATCAGCTTTCCCGGCGTATACCATATCTCAGCGCTTTTTGCTACTCTTTTTTCTACTTTTATTTGCTACCTTATTGCCACTCTTCAGTAGCAGTAAAGGCATGTATGCTGGATAGCTCCCCCATTCGCGAATTCCAGCTTTTTTCTTACCTTGGGCAATGTAAAGGGAAGAGATCTCTAACCCTGGCAAAAGCCT
The DNA window shown above is from Candidatus Woesearchaeota archaeon and carries:
- a CDS encoding putative DNA binding domain-containing protein, encoding MKNLGTETETLEFKKTTGELKEGIISLSSMLNKNGHGVLYFGVKDSGDVGGQQLGDRTLREISQAIANFVKPQIIPSISSELIDGKNVIKVEVQGSDKPYSAYGRYYMRSADEDRELSPTELKKLMNQKTAADPITIMEAPAQDLSFTKLRISFVSSGLTVDQETFENNTGLKTSSGKYNLMAYLLADVNDISIKVVTFAGKDKTNIIKRNEYGGTCLVTSMDKVLDYMDSINETRVTMGNHKREEEKLFDAASFKEAWQNACLHTKWEKGNPPAVCVFSDRIEIISTGGLPADLTKDEFFKGISKPVNAKLQKIFGQLGYVEQTGHGVPLIISSYGRQAFDIMENFVNVTIPFNYQKGISEEILKGIKIILTQAEKAVIEEINNNPHITIRELVTATGYSDGYVRKILTQLKGKGVVQRQGGRKAGTWIVMNE